The region ttttacacacatatacctcacatccttgtttacttgtacattttttttcagattttttgaaaccaatttttttgatttttttcaaaaaatcggCCCCTACTCAGAAGATAGTAGAGATATAAGTTTTCTTTTGAAGCTTTTTCATTTTTTTAGTAGAGAAAACTCCAATCGCATCCCTATTGGGCCTGGCGTTTCGAAGTTTTTGTAGGCTTCATCTTGTGTAAGGGCCCAATGTCAGCAATACTCTCTAACGGTCTAACCAAATACCAAGTCCGCAGTTGAGGCCCCGTCCGTGCTTGGCCGAACCGCCGTTCAAACTCACCGCCGCATCGCCCGCCACAAACGTTGCTCCGCTCTCCCTGACCCATCAATCAGCCGAACATCTCGGGCCGGCTTCCTCTCTCCTCTCCGTTCCCCACCCCCATCTCGACCCTGCCGCAGATGGCGCCACCGCCGGCCTCGTACCCCTCGCCGCACCGGCCGGCGCTCCGGCCGGGCAGCCTGCAGCGCCTGCTCCGCCCGCCGGACCCCTCCGACACGGACGACGCCCCCACCCCGCGCTCCCGCTCCCGTGCCCGCTCCAACGGCCGTGTCCTGCTCCAGGTCACCAACATCACGCCGGCGCTCTCCGGCGCCGATCCATTCTCAGGCCACCAGGGCTTCTACCTCCGCCTCTCCGACTCCGCCCGCTCCTGCTACGTCTCCCTCCACGCCGACCACGACGACCTCATCCTCACCAACGGCCTCCACATCGGCCAGGTCATCGAGGTCGACCACCTCATGCCTTCCGTCCCAGCTCCCGTGCTCCGCAGCTTCCGCGTCCTCCCGGGGCGGTACCCCTGCATCCAGCACGACTCCACGGACGATGACGTCGACGCCGACGCCTGCTCCGCCCGCGCCGAGATCAAGGACAAGGAGGTCGTCTCTgagcgcccgcgcccgcgcccgcgtACGCACCGGCCCTCGCCGACGCCGCCCCTCCCGGAGAGGAAGGCGTGGCAGTCCGGCTCCCCTGCCACGATGGGCCACGGCCACAGGTCGCGGTCGTTCACGACTCTGTCCGAGGCGTGCGCGGCGCCGGCAAAGCCGGTGAGGAGGAGTGAGGGGGAGCGGAGGGGCGCCGATTTCCTGAAGAAGGTCAGGAAGACCAGCGTTGCGTCCATCGACGGCAACAGCAGCGACgtcgacgatgacgatgacgagtcGGACGTCTCGTCGTCGATTTCCACCACGAGGAGGAACTGGGATTTCACCGGCAGCATAAGACCCGTCGGCCCCCGGATACGCAGCAACAGTGTAAAGCCATTCCTCAAATTTTGTGTATAGCTAACCAAAACAAATACGTATATCCAAGAACGCATCAACCTACTAATTCAATCAATTTTTCATTTCTGTATGCTGTAGATTTCGCCAGGGAGATCAGGCCCAAACCAGAGCGGCACGGCGAATGACCCACTGGAGTCGGTGAGAAGGAAAGCCGAGAAGGCATTCAAGGTGCTCTCCAAGAGGAGCGCCCACGCCTCAAGCAAGACGCTCAGAGAGAGCTCCAGCGCGGCGGGGACACCGCGGAGCACCGGTGTGACGAGCGGAATCCGGTGGTGCGAGGACAATGTGCTGTGGAGCTCGCTCTCCTCGAGCTTAACGAGGCATGGCAAGGTACATTCTGTTTCTTCTGTTCCTATTATCTGAAGAAAGTAAGTTCTGTTCGCTGATAAGACGGCCTGCACCCTGCAATTTCTGTTCCAACAATGGCAGGAGGCAGTGAAGCAGAGAGACATGGCACTGCAGGCTGTGCTTGATGGATTGCTAGAGGCATCCACCACCGAGAAGTTGATAAAATGCTTGAGGTGAGTAAAACCCAAAGCTCATTCAAACTTATGGTAATGTGAAAAGAACAGTAGCCAAACTCATTTCATGTCTGATCCCTCCTTTTGCAGTACGTACTCTGAACTGCAATCAGACAAGGACGACGACCCAAAGGAGCTCATCGACAGGTTCTTGCGCTTCTCCCAAGAACTGGATCATGCCATCTTCGTCGCTCAATCACAGACCAGACTTCGTCAAGCGAAGTCAGGTGGTTCCAATTCGACCTCCTCGGCTTCGTCCAAGGCTGCCATGAAGGCCGCGCTGGACAGGAAACAGTCCGCCATCTCATGGGTCAGAGCAGCCATTGAAGCCGACCTCTCACCTCTCTCCAGCCATACAAGAGTCACCTCTGAATCCGCAAAGCCATCACCGTCTGAATCAAGGCCTGTCACCCCACGGCTCTGCTGTTCCAAGACAAAGTGCAACTGTAACGGCAAGTCCTCCTCGAGGAAAACCGCCGACGCTTCGAGCAAGCTGAGTGCCGCCATGGACCTGGCCGTCGCGCTGCGGTCGGAATGCAACCGGTGGTTCCTCAAGTACATCGACAAGTTCCTGGACGACGTCGAGAACGAGGCCGGGTACACGACGACGTGTGATTCGCAGGTCGCGGGGCTTCTGCAGCAGCTCAAGAGAGTGGACGACTGGCTCAACCATGTCGTGCGGCACGAGCGGATGCTTCCGGGGCCGGGAGACAGAAGCAGCAGGGACTGCGTGTTTTCTGAGGAGGAGGAGAACGATGCGTGCGAGAGGGTTCGGAGGAAGATATACGGGGCGCTCCTAAGGCATGTCCAGTATGCTGCGACAGCGCTAGAGAGTATGAATAGTGTAGTAACTGAAGAGGAGAATTAGCTGTTAGTGGCAGTAACTAGGTAAGCTCTAGACAGAGACAGAATGAACATTTTTCAGACGTTAATGTAAGTGGATCATCGTCACACATCAAGCAACATGAATAAGTGTCTGTGACTGAGGGAGATCGAGCCACAGAAAGTATGGGCATCAAGGAGGTGTTCTGGAGGTTACGGTAACCGACCATCGAAAGTCATACCGGTTTGAACGAAGTTTGTGcaaatttaacaaactttatactCAGATTTGATTGACTTCCAAGTTTTGTTTGAATACTTGGTGGTAAATTACCGGCGGTAACTGGGATCCTGGTATATTTTCTGCCCTTCCTTTTTTCCCCAGTGTTGTTATGAAGTCATGCATACATTCAAATGTCAACACAGTTAATAAGTTAGAGTTACTAACCGTAACCCTGTGACATGAAAAAGAAGGATCTGAAATGTGAAGCCAATCATATGATTTTGGTCAAAAAAAAAGGCCAATCATATCATTGTGACCTTTGATCATTTACATGATTATGATTACTTCTTTGTATAACTCCCAGGAAATGCCAAGAAAAGTATGAAGTAAAACAAAGTATAGTTACATTATACATGTATAATGATTGGAACTATATATAAGGACCAGAATCAATTAATCCCTATGCAGTTCAGTGTTAGCTAGCGCCACATCTCCAGAGTggtatttatttttgcagagctgcGATGTGCATTTCAAGACTGCTGACGTTAATCCCATTGTAAGCGAGGGGTGCGTACATCCACATGTCGTCGGAGCTCAACAACTGCACATGAATGGTTGATGAAAAATTAGTACATTTGGTTATGACAAATATTTGGTCAGATTGACAAGGAAATGTAGATGTTACACACCTTAATCTGAAG is a window of Triticum dicoccoides isolate Atlit2015 ecotype Zavitan chromosome 2B, WEW_v2.0, whole genome shotgun sequence DNA encoding:
- the LOC119360794 gene encoding uncharacterized protein LOC119360794 produces the protein MAPPPASYPSPHRPALRPGSLQRLLRPPDPSDTDDAPTPRSRSRARSNGRVLLQVTNITPALSGADPFSGHQGFYLRLSDSARSCYVSLHADHDDLILTNGLHIGQVIEVDHLMPSVPAPVLRSFRVLPGRYPCIQHDSTDDDVDADACSARAEIKDKEVVSERPRPRPRTHRPSPTPPLPERKAWQSGSPATMGHGHRSRSFTTLSEACAAPAKPVRRSEGERRGADFLKKVRKTSVASIDGNSSDVDDDDDESDVSSSISTTRRNWDFTGSIRPVGPRIRSNSISPGRSGPNQSGTANDPLESVRRKAEKAFKVLSKRSAHASSKTLRESSSAAGTPRSTGVTSGIRWCEDNVLWSSLSSSLTRHGKEAVKQRDMALQAVLDGLLEASTTEKLIKCLSTYSELQSDKDDDPKELIDRFLRFSQELDHAIFVAQSQTRLRQAKSGGSNSTSSASSKAAMKAALDRKQSAISWVRAAIEADLSPLSSHTRVTSESAKPSPSESRPVTPRLCCSKTKCNCNGKSSSRKTADASSKLSAAMDLAVALRSECNRWFLKYIDKFLDDVENEAGYTTTCDSQVAGLLQQLKRVDDWLNHVVRHERMLPGPGDRSSRDCVFSEEEENDACERVRRKIYGALLRHVQYAATALESMNSVVTEEEN